A single genomic interval of Aureliella helgolandensis harbors:
- a CDS encoding Vgb family protein — MKQPKLLAAKCAALALSAALISVPAFAAESIKGRVEAGGAPISGADVTLWLAGPGAPEKLAETKTKDDGSYDLALADGKDYGKDDAGVMYLIAAGGMSQVSSGNGPNPATTLMATLGTKAPERVTINELTTVASAWTGAQFLDGTTMSGNALGLRIAAGNVPNLVNLETGGLGPVIEDPLNSSETTTLAKFNTLGILLTACVTEIPDACNKFFEAATPPGGVTPTNTLAAAQNVARYPSHHANEIFGLLNEFYPVPAGTRWREVDLIPYLNFAPSSWTLSLVYSGGGYNGVGGIAIDGEGNMWSSNNFLVGGQTTIFDWVGGGISKFAPNGKPLSPMIKGFRGGGVDSAGWGIAVSGDDKVWVTSIIGSTISTFDSKTGKPLSPETGYNFDGKLGAMQGVMVAPNSDIWTLDNDHSLLVHLPKGDASKGRIYGQVVDGKPVDGTLQLKKPFALAIDQNDYIWVTNSGSNTVTRFPASDPGMAVEFEVGYSPHGIAIDSQGNAWVANSIGHIGIREKLAFVEEKFKARFERHDGSASERAAKEWIDLWEISDKFPGGDVSMIRPDCTVLGPFNAGKTMNGAWGISIDGNDNIWVSNSMSHNLSQLCGVRTETFPSGLQTGDAISPEGGYIGGLQTITGVAADPAGNVWVANSWDQTLAGFKQVPDEALSTRFASNTTVVFFGLAKPVRTPLIGPARAE; from the coding sequence ATGAAACAACCTAAACTACTTGCCGCGAAATGCGCCGCACTTGCCTTATCGGCCGCACTCATATCCGTCCCGGCCTTCGCTGCAGAGAGCATTAAAGGACGTGTCGAGGCCGGCGGCGCTCCGATTTCCGGGGCTGACGTGACCCTTTGGCTGGCGGGGCCGGGCGCTCCCGAAAAGCTCGCCGAGACGAAGACGAAGGACGATGGCAGCTATGACCTGGCGCTTGCCGACGGCAAGGACTACGGGAAGGACGACGCCGGCGTGATGTATCTCATCGCGGCGGGCGGGATGTCGCAGGTGTCCTCCGGAAACGGACCGAATCCGGCGACTACCTTGATGGCCACCTTGGGGACCAAGGCCCCGGAGCGCGTGACGATCAACGAGCTCACCACAGTGGCTTCCGCATGGACCGGAGCGCAGTTTCTCGACGGCACAACGATGAGTGGTAATGCACTCGGCTTGAGGATCGCAGCCGGAAACGTGCCGAACCTGGTCAATCTCGAAACAGGTGGTCTGGGGCCGGTCATCGAGGATCCGCTCAACAGTTCGGAGACCACAACATTAGCCAAGTTCAATACGCTTGGTATTCTGCTGACGGCTTGCGTTACCGAGATACCGGACGCGTGCAACAAGTTCTTCGAAGCGGCCACACCGCCGGGCGGCGTCACGCCGACCAACACGCTGGCCGCGGCGCAAAACGTTGCCCGCTACCCCTCTCATCACGCGAACGAGATTTTTGGGTTGCTGAACGAATTTTATCCCGTGCCCGCTGGCACGCGATGGCGTGAGGTGGATCTCATCCCTTATCTCAATTTCGCGCCCAGCTCATGGACTCTGTCGCTGGTCTACTCAGGCGGTGGCTACAACGGAGTGGGCGGCATCGCCATCGACGGCGAGGGCAACATGTGGTCGTCCAACAACTTCCTGGTCGGCGGCCAAACCACGATTTTTGATTGGGTCGGCGGCGGAATCTCGAAGTTCGCACCGAACGGCAAGCCGCTTTCCCCGATGATCAAGGGCTTCCGGGGCGGCGGCGTGGACAGCGCCGGCTGGGGCATCGCGGTTTCCGGCGATGACAAGGTCTGGGTCACCAGCATTATCGGAAGCACCATTTCCACGTTCGACAGTAAGACCGGGAAGCCCCTTTCACCGGAGACCGGCTACAACTTCGACGGAAAACTGGGTGCGATGCAGGGCGTCATGGTCGCCCCGAATAGCGACATCTGGACCCTCGACAATGACCACAGCCTGCTCGTCCACCTACCCAAGGGCGACGCCTCGAAAGGCCGCATCTACGGTCAGGTCGTGGACGGCAAGCCCGTCGATGGCACCCTCCAGCTCAAAAAGCCCTTCGCCTTGGCCATCGACCAAAATGATTATATCTGGGTCACCAACAGCGGCTCCAACACCGTGACCCGCTTTCCGGCCAGCGATCCGGGCATGGCCGTGGAATTCGAGGTCGGATACAGCCCACACGGGATTGCCATCGACAGCCAGGGCAATGCTTGGGTCGCCAACTCCATCGGCCACATCGGCATCCGGGAGAAACTGGCCTTCGTCGAGGAGAAGTTCAAAGCGAGGTTTGAGCGTCACGATGGTTCGGCCAGTGAGCGCGCGGCCAAGGAGTGGATCGATCTGTGGGAAATCAGCGACAAGTTTCCCGGAGGTGATGTGTCGATGATCAGACCTGATTGCACGGTTCTCGGCCCCTTCAACGCCGGCAAGACCATGAACGGCGCCTGGGGCATTTCCATCGACGGCAATGACAACATCTGGGTCTCGAATTCCATGAGCCACAACCTCTCCCAGTTGTGTGGTGTGCGGACCGAGACCTTCCCGTCGGGACTTCAAACCGGCGATGCGATTTCGCCCGAGGGGGGCTACATCGGCGGTCTGCAAACCATTACGGGCGTCGCAGCCGATCCCGCCGGCAACGTCTGGGTGGCCAACAGTTGGGACCAGACACTGGCCGGCTTCAAGCAAGTGCCGGACGAAGCGCTTTCCACCCGCTTCGCCTCCAACACCACGGTGGTCTTCTTCGGCTTGGCCAAACCCGTGCGGACGCCCTTGATCGGTCCGGCCAGAGCGGAATAA
- a CDS encoding ISL3 family transposase → MKDLTEPYSALLGLDDSWRVEDVDLDLLGNQIAIRLSHVGGSLTCPDCEAACSQADFAPEWTWRQLDTLQFKTELRARVPRSHCAKCGVKAIAVPWSGKHSRSTLLFEAFAVEVLQACANLSRASCLLGLSWDAVHTIIKRAVDRGLSRRKLDDIKHVGLDEKSFGKGHNHVSAMTDSDNRRVLEVVPDRTTTAADSLWKTLTQSQRSKIASVSMDMWAAFMTSADKNAPNAEIVHDKFHLAKYLGEAVDKVRRSEHRALKKEGDEPLLGSRQQATLSLQRREPRRRSPRTPSLIARARPEDVQGKGHQRALSLVLGLHLCWQC, encoded by the coding sequence ATGAAAGATCTCACCGAACCCTATAGCGCATTATTGGGCCTTGATGATTCATGGCGGGTGGAAGACGTAGACTTAGACTTGCTTGGCAATCAGATTGCGATTCGGCTTTCTCACGTGGGGGGCAGTCTAACTTGTCCGGATTGCGAGGCTGCTTGCTCCCAAGCGGACTTTGCTCCTGAATGGACATGGAGGCAATTAGACACGCTGCAGTTCAAGACAGAGTTGCGGGCACGCGTGCCTCGTTCTCACTGCGCAAAGTGTGGCGTGAAGGCCATCGCGGTCCCTTGGTCGGGCAAGCATTCGCGATCTACTCTTTTGTTCGAAGCGTTCGCTGTCGAAGTTCTCCAGGCGTGTGCCAATCTTAGTCGCGCGTCCTGCTTGCTGGGGCTTAGCTGGGATGCCGTGCATACGATCATAAAGCGTGCCGTAGACCGAGGCCTCAGTCGACGCAAACTGGACGACATTAAGCACGTTGGGCTGGATGAAAAGAGTTTTGGTAAAGGGCACAACCATGTGTCAGCGATGACCGACAGCGATAACCGGCGCGTTCTCGAAGTGGTGCCTGACAGGACTACCACAGCAGCCGATTCGCTTTGGAAAACATTGACTCAATCGCAACGCAGCAAAATTGCATCGGTTTCGATGGACATGTGGGCGGCGTTTATGACCAGCGCCGACAAGAACGCTCCCAACGCAGAGATTGTGCACGATAAATTCCACCTTGCCAAGTATCTCGGCGAGGCTGTTGACAAAGTGCGGCGAAGCGAACACAGAGCCTTGAAGAAGGAAGGGGACGAACCCCTCTTAGGCAGCAGGCAACAGGCAACTCTGTCTTTACAACGCAGAGAACCTAGACGAAGATCGCCACGCACGCCTAGCCTTATTGCAAGAGCAAGACCTGAGGACGTCCAGGGCAAGGGCCATCAAAGAGCACTTTCGTTGGTTCTGGGACTACACCTATGCTGGCAATGCTAA
- a CDS encoding DUF1214 domain-containing protein, whose product MKTNIITLILTGALTLSSANAQTDPTKESNAPIVVNVDNFNKAQTDFEFAGIIKLSGINQVHSNRTPTPIDKQNVIRMNRDTLYSLGVIDISQGATVTLPNSGKRYMSLMVINNEGYVNDVYYGAGAYELTMEKFETPYVGVVIRTLANPEDAADLAIAHKLQDQIQISAGSDQPFVVPNYDKASYKATLDAILELAKGLKRFTQTFGSKADVDPVHFLIGNASAWGGLPDKDAQYVNVQPNLPVGEYEITVKDVPVKGFWSISLYNEEGYFQENKYGAYSLNSLIAKPNSDGSYTIRFGGDPDTTENCLPIMKGWNYAIRMYQPSQAIIDGNWTFPGPPRKRSK is encoded by the coding sequence ATGAAAACAAACATCATCACACTAATATTGACGGGCGCGCTCACTCTCTCGAGCGCCAATGCACAAACAGATCCGACCAAAGAATCCAATGCGCCCATTGTTGTTAATGTCGACAATTTCAATAAAGCACAGACCGACTTTGAGTTCGCAGGAATCATTAAATTGTCAGGCATCAACCAGGTTCACAGCAACCGGACGCCCACGCCGATCGACAAGCAGAATGTTATCCGAATGAACCGGGATACGCTTTATAGCCTCGGTGTGATTGACATTTCCCAAGGCGCGACCGTCACCTTGCCGAATAGCGGCAAGCGATACATGTCATTGATGGTGATCAATAACGAAGGGTACGTGAATGATGTTTACTACGGCGCTGGTGCGTACGAATTGACGATGGAGAAATTTGAAACTCCCTACGTCGGCGTGGTCATTCGCACACTTGCGAATCCAGAAGATGCCGCAGATTTGGCGATCGCCCACAAACTGCAAGACCAGATTCAAATTTCTGCCGGGTCGGATCAACCGTTCGTTGTGCCGAATTACGACAAAGCCAGCTACAAGGCAACGCTTGATGCGATTCTTGAATTAGCCAAGGGCCTGAAACGCTTCACCCAGACCTTCGGCTCCAAAGCCGACGTCGATCCAGTGCACTTTCTGATTGGCAACGCCTCTGCGTGGGGCGGACTGCCGGATAAGGACGCTCAGTATGTGAATGTGCAACCGAATCTGCCCGTCGGCGAATACGAGATCACGGTCAAGGATGTCCCGGTCAAGGGATTTTGGTCCATCAGCCTCTACAACGAAGAGGGATACTTCCAGGAAAACAAGTACGGCGCCTACAGTCTCAATAGCCTGATTGCCAAGCCAAATAGCGATGGCTCTTACACCATTCGCTTCGGAGGAGATCCGGACACCACTGAGAACTGCCTACCGATCATGAAAGGTTGGAACTACGCCATTCGAATGTATCAACCAAGCCAGGCGATCATCGACGGGAACTGGACCTTCCCGGGCCCACCGAGGAAAAGAAGTAAGTAA
- a CDS encoding transposase, with amino-acid sequence MQEQDLRTSRARAIKEHFRWFWDYTYAGNAKKFFDRWFGWARRSQLDPVKRVAATLKRHLAGLLSYFRHRVTNATTEGFNSRIQSIKSAARGFRNFANYRTCILFYCGKLQLNP; translated from the coding sequence TTGCAAGAGCAAGACCTGAGGACGTCCAGGGCAAGGGCCATCAAAGAGCACTTTCGTTGGTTCTGGGACTACACCTATGCTGGCAATGCTAAAAAGTTCTTTGATCGCTGGTTTGGATGGGCACGCCGAAGTCAATTGGATCCAGTCAAGAGAGTTGCTGCTACTCTAAAGCGTCATCTGGCCGGTTTGCTAAGCTATTTTCGCCACCGCGTTACCAACGCCACCACAGAGGGTTTCAACAGCCGAATCCAATCCATCAAGTCGGCCGCTCGCGGCTTCCGCAACTTTGCAAACTACCGCACCTGCATCCTCTTCTACTGTGGAAAGCTACAACTCAACCCCTAA
- a CDS encoding nitrilase-related carbon-nitrogen hydrolase: MLRYPRRWDRSYRGLAEYVSNLGSKRSLHNHFDADARCGRRKTENLRCAEAAIAMAASEGTLLMQLAETLDLVWPHPSAGQLAEVIPCGDPHQRLSNASGQYGVFVVAGLTERDHDKVFDSAILIDDSRQCLRRHRMLNEWEIGQRWYGQGDCLSVAHTSLGTSGVMICDAGSPRQVALDR, translated from the coding sequence GTGCTACGCTATCCCCGACGCTGGGATCGATCCTACCGGGGACTCGCAGAATATGTCAGCAATCTCGGATCCAAAAGGTCACTTCATAACCACTTTGACGCAGATGCTCGTTGCGGGAGGCGCAAAACGGAGAACTTGCGATGTGCGGAAGCGGCGATTGCCATGGCTGCCAGCGAGGGCACACTGCTGATGCAACTAGCTGAAACGCTGGACTTGGTGTGGCCTCATCCTTCAGCAGGCCAACTCGCAGAGGTGATTCCCTGCGGAGATCCGCATCAACGGCTGAGCAATGCTTCTGGTCAGTATGGCGTTTTCGTTGTTGCTGGTCTCACGGAGCGTGATCATGACAAGGTATTCGATTCGGCCATTCTGATTGACGATTCGCGACAGTGCCTTCGGAGGCATCGCATGTTGAACGAGTGGGAAATCGGCCAACGATGGTACGGTCAAGGCGACTGCCTGAGTGTCGCGCACACGTCCCTGGGAACGAGTGGTGTCATGATTTGCGACGCTGGTTCGCCTCGGCAAGTTGCGTTGGACCGATGA
- a CDS encoding arylsulfatase has product MVRCSWLARLNRGRIVAVGMAWGLLLLTTSLVNAQVVPSQTTDASATPNLIYIMVDDLGYGDLGCFGQTEIKTPNLDRMASEGMKLTSYYAGCTVCRPSRLSLWTGKHMGHTPIDSNAAYVFRPEDVTVAELLQQSGYATGGVGKWAMGGIETTGHPNRNGFDFWMGYLDQGDAHNYYPTHLWKNDQKIPLAGNVIGDYAEGRGRVASQRTTYSHDVMTEQAFEFVRRHAHDPFLLHVHWTIPHANNEGGRVTGNGMEVPTYGIYAQKDWPDVEKGQAAMITRMDADVGRLLGLLRELGIADHTLVIFTSDNGPHHEGGHNHEYFDANGPLRGYKRDLYDGGIRAPTIAWWPDHVQAGSVNDIPLAAYDWLPTACQFAGVTPPEQIDGISYLPTLLGMPQPAHDYLFWSYEDKRAVRQGKWKALIPGKGKPLELYDLQVDIGEQHDLAADFPEVVRRMQDIIAEAYVPKK; this is encoded by the coding sequence ATGGTCAGATGTAGTTGGCTGGCACGATTGAATCGCGGGCGGATTGTAGCGGTCGGCATGGCCTGGGGGCTGCTTCTGCTGACTACGTCTCTAGTCAATGCGCAGGTTGTGCCAAGCCAGACCACCGATGCGTCTGCGACTCCTAACCTAATCTATATCATGGTGGATGATTTGGGATACGGCGATCTGGGCTGTTTCGGTCAAACAGAAATCAAGACCCCGAACTTGGATCGTATGGCGTCGGAAGGTATGAAGTTGACCAGCTACTACGCCGGTTGTACCGTGTGTCGCCCGTCGCGTTTGTCACTATGGACTGGGAAACACATGGGACATACGCCCATCGATTCCAATGCCGCATACGTCTTTCGTCCGGAAGACGTGACCGTGGCGGAATTGTTGCAACAATCCGGGTACGCTACCGGCGGTGTTGGCAAGTGGGCCATGGGGGGCATCGAAACGACAGGCCACCCGAATCGCAATGGGTTCGACTTCTGGATGGGCTATCTCGACCAGGGCGATGCCCACAATTACTATCCCACTCATTTGTGGAAAAACGACCAGAAAATTCCATTGGCGGGCAATGTCATTGGCGATTATGCCGAAGGCCGGGGACGGGTTGCGTCTCAACGCACTACCTATTCCCATGATGTCATGACCGAGCAGGCGTTTGAATTTGTACGCAGGCATGCTCACGATCCGTTTTTACTGCACGTGCATTGGACCATTCCGCATGCCAACAACGAAGGCGGGCGGGTTACAGGCAACGGCATGGAAGTGCCAACTTACGGAATCTATGCCCAGAAAGACTGGCCGGATGTCGAGAAGGGGCAAGCCGCCATGATTACCCGCATGGATGCCGATGTGGGTAGGCTGCTGGGGCTGCTGCGAGAGTTAGGGATTGCGGATCATACGTTAGTCATCTTTACCTCGGACAACGGACCGCATCACGAGGGAGGACACAATCATGAGTATTTTGACGCCAACGGCCCGCTCCGGGGTTACAAGCGAGATTTGTATGACGGTGGAATTCGTGCCCCGACCATTGCTTGGTGGCCCGACCATGTGCAAGCCGGTTCGGTGAATGATATTCCGCTAGCGGCCTATGATTGGCTGCCCACCGCTTGCCAGTTCGCAGGAGTCACGCCACCGGAGCAAATCGACGGTATTTCCTATCTGCCAACGCTACTGGGAATGCCCCAGCCTGCGCACGACTATCTATTCTGGAGTTACGAAGACAAGCGGGCAGTTCGGCAGGGCAAATGGAAGGCGCTGATTCCAGGCAAAGGCAAGCCGCTGGAGCTCTACGATTTGCAAGTCGATATTGGCGAGCAGCATGACTTAGCGGCTGATTTTCCGGAAGTGGTTCGTCGCATGCAGGACATCATCGCGGAGGCATACGTTCCCAAAAAGTGA
- a CDS encoding right-handed parallel beta-helix repeat-containing protein encodes MNSILSVATVCLLILCPQLRLSADESPGESDPRPQERQLPFEMHAKMTQLPIVHVGPADADLVGTDNRVLQAAVDYIASLGGGTVEILPGEYLMRDSLHLRSNVTVRGTKGETILRKSDGVVSPLSVDGDFGEQQFTVADATGFQVGFGVAIWDQNAGGFHTSVARITGRSDNTFSIDKPLMADCMVHNKARAATVFPVVSGYDLRNVRVENLVIEGNKDANVELNGCRGGGIFLYRGFGTVIQNCEVRNYNGDGISFQQSNDVTIVGCRSESNTQLGFHPGSGSQRPVVQNCIARHNGTDGLFLCWRVKHGFFENNLLEANGRFGISIGHKDTDNLLQSNRVLRNGEDGVNFRNETLGMAAHRNRLRDNVIEDNGTNGSAAGIRIRGETDGLVFENNVIRDTRPSEKQSQKVGVLIENQVGTLTLLDNQIEAENPVEDKREK; translated from the coding sequence ATGAACTCTATTCTGTCTGTCGCCACAGTCTGTTTACTCATCCTTTGTCCGCAGTTGAGACTCTCCGCCGACGAGTCACCGGGCGAAAGCGATCCTCGGCCCCAAGAGCGCCAGTTGCCATTCGAGATGCACGCGAAAATGACGCAGCTGCCGATTGTTCATGTCGGGCCCGCCGATGCCGATCTAGTGGGCACCGACAATCGGGTGCTTCAAGCCGCCGTCGATTACATTGCATCATTGGGCGGCGGAACGGTTGAGATCCTTCCCGGTGAGTATCTGATGCGCGACTCCTTGCATCTGCGATCCAACGTGACGGTCCGCGGGACGAAGGGCGAAACGATTCTAAGAAAATCGGATGGTGTCGTATCCCCATTGAGTGTCGACGGTGACTTCGGCGAGCAGCAATTTACGGTAGCGGATGCGACGGGTTTTCAAGTCGGCTTTGGGGTCGCGATTTGGGATCAGAATGCCGGCGGTTTCCATACCTCCGTTGCAAGAATCACAGGGCGAAGCGACAACACCTTCTCGATCGATAAGCCTCTGATGGCGGACTGCATGGTCCACAACAAGGCACGAGCGGCCACGGTGTTCCCAGTCGTCAGCGGCTACGACCTGCGCAACGTCCGTGTCGAAAATCTGGTCATCGAGGGAAACAAGGACGCCAACGTTGAATTGAATGGCTGTCGTGGCGGCGGCATCTTCCTGTATCGCGGTTTTGGAACCGTGATTCAGAACTGCGAGGTGCGAAACTACAATGGCGACGGGATCAGTTTTCAACAATCCAACGACGTGACAATCGTTGGTTGCCGTAGCGAAAGCAACACGCAACTCGGTTTTCACCCAGGCAGTGGTTCGCAACGCCCCGTCGTTCAGAACTGCATCGCTCGGCACAACGGGACCGATGGGCTCTTCCTGTGCTGGAGAGTCAAGCATGGATTTTTTGAGAACAATCTGCTGGAGGCAAACGGACGCTTCGGCATTTCGATCGGACACAAAGACACGGACAACCTGCTGCAGAGTAATCGAGTACTCCGCAACGGAGAGGACGGGGTCAACTTTCGAAATGAGACGTTAGGCATGGCCGCGCACCGCAACCGGTTGCGAGACAATGTGATCGAAGACAACGGAACGAACGGATCCGCAGCAGGTATTCGGATTCGCGGTGAGACTGACGGATTGGTATTTGAGAACAACGTGATCCGCGATACGCGGCCGAGCGAGAAGCAGTCTCAAAAAGTTGGAGTGCTGATTGAGAATCAAGTAGGCACGTTGACGTTGCTGGATAACCAAATCGAAGCGGAAAATCCCGTTGAAGACAAACGCGAGAAGTAG
- a CDS encoding DUF1254 domain-containing protein, which produces MKPYITTIALTCALTMATAYGQDDPAREAAKTKAASISEKVQTVAGELEFFDGVPIGDTNDLVYDYLTRSRALGVYLDNVGAVSIYSVLAGMAEQGADAPNKIALWEQMMDSRTPVITSNTSTMYAYAPTDLAKDGPTVIEIPPGMLGFLDDAWQRFVGDMGVTGPDKGKGGKYLVIPPGYEGEIPDGYFLLKPPTNRNFLFLRGSVKDGLEAAVENFRSGLKVYPLKDAANPPPTELVNMSGRSFSTIFPSTLEYYEILNNIVQAEPIDAVNPEVRGYMASIGIVKGQPFNPDERMKKLLTEAALLGNAAGRSITYDTRISGVKIYPDTNSNWVTAYANKNTSFEADGTINLDARVLFYYNAGGVTPAMATPHVGQGSDYALGVLDKNDLPFDGSKTYKLHLPPNVPVANFWAVTMYDTQTRCQLQTSQLFPTVGSLTKGMEKNEDGSYDVYFGPKAPEGKEGNWLATNPGKSWFCILRMYGPLEPWIEKTWRPGEIELVN; this is translated from the coding sequence ATGAAACCATACATCACCACAATTGCACTCACCTGCGCGCTCACCATGGCGACAGCCTACGGACAGGACGACCCAGCCCGGGAAGCTGCGAAAACGAAGGCGGCATCCATCTCGGAGAAAGTCCAGACGGTCGCAGGCGAGCTGGAATTCTTCGATGGCGTGCCGATCGGCGACACCAACGATCTCGTCTACGACTATTTGACCCGCTCACGCGCGCTCGGGGTTTATCTCGACAACGTTGGTGCGGTTTCCATCTACAGTGTTCTCGCCGGGATGGCCGAGCAAGGAGCCGATGCTCCGAACAAAATCGCCCTATGGGAACAGATGATGGATTCCCGGACGCCGGTTATCACCTCCAACACCTCCACGATGTATGCCTACGCTCCGACGGATCTGGCAAAGGATGGCCCGACCGTCATCGAGATCCCACCCGGCATGCTCGGCTTCCTCGACGATGCCTGGCAGCGTTTCGTCGGCGATATGGGGGTGACCGGTCCGGACAAGGGCAAGGGGGGCAAATACCTGGTCATTCCTCCCGGCTATGAGGGCGAAATCCCGGACGGATACTTTCTCCTGAAGCCACCCACCAACCGGAACTTCCTCTTCCTCCGCGGCTCCGTGAAGGATGGTCTGGAAGCAGCTGTCGAAAATTTCCGGTCCGGGCTCAAAGTTTATCCGCTGAAGGATGCCGCCAATCCGCCGCCGACCGAGCTTGTCAACATGTCCGGCCGTTCATTTAGCACTATCTTCCCGAGTACCTTGGAATACTATGAGATCCTGAACAACATCGTCCAGGCCGAGCCGATCGACGCGGTGAATCCGGAAGTTCGCGGTTACATGGCCAGCATCGGCATCGTCAAAGGACAGCCCTTCAATCCCGACGAGCGGATGAAAAAGCTGCTCACCGAGGCGGCCTTGCTCGGGAATGCTGCCGGGCGTTCCATCACTTACGACACACGAATCTCCGGGGTGAAGATCTATCCGGATACGAATAGCAACTGGGTGACCGCCTACGCGAACAAGAATACCTCCTTCGAAGCGGACGGGACGATCAATCTCGATGCCCGGGTGCTTTTCTACTACAACGCTGGCGGTGTGACTCCTGCGATGGCGACACCTCATGTCGGACAAGGCTCCGACTATGCTTTGGGTGTGTTGGACAAGAACGATCTGCCATTCGATGGATCGAAGACCTACAAGCTGCATCTGCCGCCGAACGTGCCGGTCGCCAACTTCTGGGCGGTCACGATGTATGACACCCAGACCCGTTGCCAACTCCAGACCAGCCAGCTCTTCCCGACTGTCGGCAGCCTGACCAAGGGAATGGAAAAGAATGAGGACGGCTCCTACGACGTCTACTTCGGACCAAAAGCGCCGGAGGGCAAGGAGGGCAATTGGCTGGCCACCAACCCCGGCAAAAGCTGGTTCTGTATCCTTCGCATGTACGGCCCGCTTGAGCCATGGATCGAAAAGACCTGGCGTCCCGGCGAGATTGAGTTGGTGAACTAG